A genomic stretch from Candidatus Brocadiaceae bacterium includes:
- a CDS encoding DEAD/DEAH box helicase, which produces MMTSWIMSQNFRMRNTAPRLFNYNWKTRTAKHVKQLESPFAIVLTGTPIENRIEELHSIMEFIDKRHLGPLYRFVQNHRVLDKEGKVIGYQHLQSVRESLKHVLIRRKKDEVLKQLPGRIDKNFFVSMTKEQWEIHDENYSIVAKLVAKWRRYRFLCEADQRRLQIALNFMRMAADNTSLVDKKTIHGPKIEELEIILKELVIEGGEKVVIFSQWLRMTELVEHILDRNKIEYVHLNGNVPSKQRKGLMVKFKEDSSCKVFLSTDAGGVGLNLQSGSVVINMDIPWNPAILEQRIGRVHRLGQRKTVRVINFVSSHSIEEKILKLLKFKKSLFTGALDSDGENVVMIGDSQLKRFMKTMETVKEGLERSDPEQSAQEETEAKADEAAEESEIVLGEKTSKAISVGEKGQTEADQLGHLLNSGARFLMNLSKALSAPATSSKEQLDLLIGKDEKTGQTYLKVPLPEKEMVKHIFSALGELISKAM; this is translated from the coding sequence ATGATGACGTCATGGATTATGTCGCAGAACTTCAGGATGCGCAACACCGCGCCAAGATTATTCAATTACAACTGGAAGACGCGCACTGCAAAACATGTAAAACAGCTTGAATCTCCTTTTGCTATTGTACTTACCGGTACTCCGATAGAAAACAGGATCGAGGAACTGCACTCCATCATGGAATTTATCGACAAACGTCACCTCGGCCCATTGTACCGTTTTGTCCAAAATCACAGGGTATTGGATAAAGAAGGCAAGGTTATTGGATACCAGCACCTCCAATCGGTCAGAGAATCATTAAAACATGTTTTGATCCGACGGAAGAAGGATGAAGTGTTAAAGCAGTTGCCTGGCCGCATTGACAAAAATTTCTTTGTTTCCATGACAAAGGAACAGTGGGAGATCCACGACGAAAATTACAGCATTGTGGCAAAATTAGTGGCAAAATGGAGACGTTACCGATTCCTGTGCGAGGCGGACCAGCGGCGGCTGCAGATTGCCCTGAATTTTATGCGTATGGCGGCGGATAATACGTCTCTGGTGGATAAGAAAACGATTCATGGTCCGAAGATTGAGGAGTTAGAGATCATATTGAAGGAGCTTGTTATCGAAGGCGGAGAAAAGGTGGTTATCTTCAGCCAATGGCTCAGGATGACAGAATTGGTTGAACATATTCTTGACAGAAACAAGATTGAATACGTCCATTTAAACGGCAATGTTCCTTCAAAACAGAGAAAGGGATTGATGGTGAAATTCAAGGAGGACTCTTCATGTAAGGTATTTCTTTCCACCGATGCGGGCGGAGTTGGTTTAAACCTGCAAAGCGGATCGGTGGTAATTAATATGGACATCCCCTGGAATCCGGCAATTCTTGAACAGCGCATTGGGAGAGTACACCGCCTTGGCCAACGCAAAACGGTTCGGGTAATAAACTTTGTGTCATCTCACTCTATTGAAGAAAAAATACTGAAACTCCTGAAATTTAAGAAATCACTGTTTACAGGTGCATTGGATTCTGACGGAGAAAACGTTGTAATGATTGGAGATTCGCAACTCAAGAGGTTTATGAAAACAATGGAAACAGTAAAGGAAGGGCTGGAGAGGTCTGACCCTGAACAATCGGCGCAGGAAGAAACGGAAGCAAAAGCGGATGAAGCCGCAGAAGAGAGTGAAATTGTTCTCGGAGAAAAAACTTCAAAAGCAATCTCTGTTGGAGAAAAAGGGCAGACAGAGGCCGATCAACTCGGTCATCTGCTCAACAGCGGAGCACGATTCCTGATGAACCTCAGCAAGGCTTTATCAGCACCTGCAACTTCATCTAAGGAACAACTTGACCTGCTAATTGGTAAAGATGAAAAGACCGGACAAACCTATCTAAAGGTCCCGCTTCCGGAAAAAGAGATGGTGAAGCATATTTTTTCTGCCCTGGGAGAACTTATTTCAAAGGCAATGTGA
- a CDS encoding TIGR00266 family protein has product MAHDIEYKIHGDDMQIVEIELDPGEAVRAEAGAMMFMEEGIEMETSTEGGLFKGFKRMLTGESFFITTFLNNGSGKKHVSFGAPYPGKIIPLELDTLGGEFLCQKDAFLCAAKGIEIEVAFTKKMGAGIFGGEGFILQRLVGDGLSFVHAGGAIIKKTLGPRKTLRVDTGCLVAFAHTVDYDIQFISGFKNALFGGEGLFLAKLTGPGIVYLQSLPFSRLADRILAAATFKSRGESRGLGGFGGGLLGGFLQGDHN; this is encoded by the coding sequence ATGGCACATGATATTGAGTATAAGATTCACGGCGATGACATGCAGATCGTTGAGATTGAATTAGACCCAGGCGAAGCTGTCAGGGCTGAAGCGGGAGCAATGATGTTTATGGAGGAAGGGATTGAAATGGAGACCTCCACCGAAGGAGGTCTTTTTAAAGGCTTTAAACGGATGCTTACAGGCGAAAGTTTTTTTATAACAACGTTCCTGAATAACGGCTCAGGTAAAAAGCATGTCTCGTTTGGTGCTCCGTATCCCGGCAAAATAATTCCCCTTGAACTTGATACGCTGGGCGGAGAATTTTTGTGCCAGAAGGATGCTTTTCTATGTGCGGCAAAGGGCATTGAGATAGAAGTCGCCTTTACAAAAAAAATGGGTGCGGGGATATTTGGAGGTGAGGGGTTTATTTTGCAACGCCTTGTAGGTGATGGCCTGTCATTTGTTCATGCAGGTGGCGCCATCATAAAAAAAACCCTGGGGCCCCGTAAAACATTGCGTGTGGATACCGGTTGCCTTGTTGCATTTGCTCACACTGTGGATTACGATATCCAATTTATCAGTGGCTTTAAAAATGCCCTTTTCGGTGGTGAAGGATTGTTTCTTGCAAAATTAACCGGACCGGGAATTGTTTACTTGCAAAGTCTGCCCTTTTCAAGGCTCGCAGACCGAATCCTGGCTGCCGCCACGTTTAAAAGCAGGGGAGAAAGTAGAGGGCTTGGTGGGTTTGGAGGAGGTCTTTTAGGGGGATTTCTACAAGGCGATCATAATTAA
- a CDS encoding YnfA family protein, with protein sequence MTKSIILFILAGLCEIGGGYLVWLWLREGKGITVGILGGIILVLYGIIPTLQPAHFGRVYAAYGGVFVIMSILWGWKIDKVNPDKYDIIGGIICLIGVSVIMYWPRSA encoded by the coding sequence ATAACAAAATCAATTATATTATTCATACTTGCCGGATTATGTGAGATCGGCGGTGGGTATCTCGTATGGCTCTGGCTTCGGGAAGGAAAGGGCATTACTGTTGGTATTTTAGGAGGGATTATTTTAGTGCTGTATGGAATAATCCCCACGCTTCAGCCTGCCCACTTTGGCAGGGTTTATGCAGCATACGGAGGTGTGTTTGTTATCATGTCCATTCTCTGGGGGTGGAAGATAGACAAAGTGAATCCCGATAAATACGACATTATTGGCGGCATTATTTGTCTTATCGGAGTCTCTGTCATCATGTACTGGCCAAGAAGTGCTTGA
- a CDS encoding CBS domain-containing protein — protein sequence MKHSDPISHVMTTNVKTVQINQQLSEVRRMLAEQQIHHVPVVNGTKLVGLISATDMLKLNFTSPYTDCKSIDAFLDQQYTIENVMQKNLVTIDIKGTVRKAAHLLSDGTFHSLPVIGDDNKLIGIITSTDLIKYLAALC from the coding sequence ATGAAACATTCTGACCCAATTTCTCACGTCATGACGACAAACGTGAAGACCGTACAGATCAATCAGCAGCTGAGTGAAGTAAGGAGAATGCTGGCTGAGCAGCAAATTCACCATGTTCCGGTGGTTAATGGAACAAAGCTTGTCGGTCTTATCAGCGCCACGGATATGTTAAAATTGAACTTTACCTCTCCTTACACAGACTGTAAGTCAATCGATGCATTCCTTGACCAGCAATATACGATCGAAAATGTTATGCAGAAAAATCTCGTTACAATTGATATTAAGGGTACGGTACGAAAGGCAGCCCATCTGCTCAGCGATGGCACCTTCCATTCCCTCCCGGTTATAGGAGATGACAACAAGCTTATCGGAATCATTACAAGCACAGACTTGATCAAGTATCTGGCTGCATTGTGCTAA
- a CDS encoding SagB/ThcOx family dehydrogenase — MTLKHNEDTLKVYTYHEATKHHPYRYAASLGYMDWENEPSPFRFYNGATRLKLPLIEKDEDIPYQALYVGRADKKEPFNLKTLAAFLELGMGLSAWKKHGQSEWVLRMNPSSGNLHPTECYVMLPSIENLSSCVVHYNPLLHCLELRTDIKDVAEASMLKIGGFGIILTSIYWREAWKYGERAFRYCNHDVGHALAALRISANLLGWKLVIQTQISNSNLDSFLGFEDIDWVECEEEHADCLCWVNVGATNPGEIRKFFTLCNTLKYDKPPNRLSNEHIDWEIIEAVSYATRAPAHAPSSNIMRKRALKYHNESSFTAQAIIRRRRSAQAYNISKSEIERNTFLSILERTMPEDHAPFDCFPYEPHVHLVLFVHNVKEVQEGLYLFVRNPEHEEELHSLLSKEFVWQQQEKGFPMYLLQKGELRDRAKMVSCQQDIAGDSAFSLGMLARFQPVLEKTPWMYPRLFWETGMIGQILYLEAEAHGLRGTGIGCFFDDMIHDMLRLEGKIYQDLYHFTIGFPLEDKRIQTIEPYFHLDKAT, encoded by the coding sequence ATGACTCTTAAACACAATGAAGACACCCTAAAGGTTTATACTTATCATGAAGCGACAAAACATCACCCTTATAGATATGCCGCTTCACTGGGATATATGGATTGGGAGAACGAGCCCAGTCCTTTCCGCTTTTATAATGGAGCGACAAGGCTGAAGCTCCCTCTCATAGAAAAAGATGAAGATATACCCTATCAGGCCCTTTATGTTGGCAGGGCAGATAAGAAGGAACCCTTCAATCTGAAAACCCTTGCTGCGTTTCTTGAACTGGGTATGGGACTCTCTGCATGGAAAAAACACGGACAGTCAGAATGGGTGTTGCGCATGAATCCTTCAAGCGGTAATTTGCACCCTACGGAGTGTTATGTAATGCTCCCTTCTATCGAGAACCTTTCTTCCTGCGTCGTTCATTACAACCCTTTACTCCACTGCCTGGAACTCCGAACAGATATCAAGGATGTTGCCGAGGCTTCCATGTTAAAAATTGGCGGTTTTGGCATAATCCTGACGAGCATTTACTGGCGTGAGGCCTGGAAATATGGTGAACGCGCCTTTCGTTATTGTAATCATGATGTAGGTCATGCCCTTGCGGCGCTGCGCATCTCAGCAAATCTGTTAGGCTGGAAGTTAGTTATCCAGACGCAGATCAGCAACTCCAACCTGGACTCCTTTCTGGGATTTGAAGATATTGATTGGGTCGAATGCGAAGAAGAACATGCAGACTGTCTGTGCTGGGTGAATGTTGGAGCTACGAACCCGGGTGAAATAAGAAAATTTTTTACTCTTTGTAATACATTAAAATATGATAAGCCTCCCAACAGGTTGAGCAACGAACATATTGATTGGGAAATAATAGAAGCGGTGTCATATGCCACACGAGCGCCGGCACACGCCCCGTCATCAAATATTATGCGGAAAAGGGCCTTGAAATATCACAATGAATCATCTTTTACTGCGCAGGCCATTATACGTCGTCGTCGAAGCGCGCAAGCTTATAATATTTCAAAAAGTGAAATTGAGCGCAATACTTTTTTGTCTATCCTTGAAAGGACGATGCCTGAAGACCATGCCCCTTTTGATTGTTTTCCTTATGAACCGCATGTACATCTTGTTTTGTTCGTCCACAATGTAAAGGAGGTCCAGGAAGGGTTGTATTTGTTTGTGAGAAATCCCGAACATGAAGAAGAGTTGCATTCCCTTTTATCCAAGGAATTTGTCTGGCAGCAGCAGGAAAAAGGTTTCCCTATGTATCTGCTCCAAAAAGGGGAGTTGCGTGATAGAGCGAAAATGGTCAGCTGTCAACAGGACATTGCCGGTGACAGCGCCTTTTCTCTGGGTATGCTGGCAAGATTTCAACCTGTCCTGGAAAAGACTCCATGGATGTATCCTCGCCTTTTCTGGGAGACAGGTATGATTGGCCAGATACTGTATCTGGAGGCGGAAGCCCACGGGCTGCGGGGAACGGGCATCGGATGTTTTTTTGATGACATGATCCATGATATGTTGAGATTAGAGGGGAAGATATATCAGGATTTATACCATTTCACGATAGGTTTTCCTTTGGAAGACAAGCGTATTCAAACGATTGAACCGTATTTCCATTTGGACAAGGCAACATAA
- a CDS encoding Fic family protein, translated as MKKPEKPETDWFSVLKDPETFRKVLIHASSPIHKGKYIHWEKTKYQESPKGLSRKEWWAALKIARSGQLREVPLYDISKKCFKFSLPDPALEYLHHIDQGAGGHIEMLGDGTTNPRIRDRYIAHSLIEEAITSSQLEGATTTRKVAKEMLRLNRKPLNKGEQMIVNNYKTMRLIRERAELRLSKELVLELHRYLTENTLEDAATVGRFRKKNEDIKVYETASNEILYIPPPAGELEKRIETMCKFANEEIPKYFIHPVIRAIILHFWLAYDHPFVDGNGRCARALFYWYMLRKKYWLFEFISISQIIKEGPSKYGRAFLYTESDDNDLTYFILYHLKIVTRAIEALHDYIAWKTKTIHQAELLLRKSSIDLNYRQIALLSHSLRNQDFIYTVRSHKNSHKIAYETARSDLFDLVTKGFMEKQKRGKTYEFHPIKDLAEQVS; from the coding sequence ATGAAAAAACCTGAAAAGCCTGAAACAGATTGGTTCTCAGTATTAAAAGATCCGGAGACCTTTCGTAAGGTTTTGATACATGCCAGTAGCCCTATCCATAAAGGGAAGTACATACATTGGGAAAAAACAAAATACCAGGAGTCTCCAAAAGGTCTTTCTCGAAAAGAGTGGTGGGCTGCTCTTAAAATTGCACGTTCAGGACAGTTGAGGGAAGTGCCTCTTTATGATATCTCAAAAAAGTGTTTTAAATTTTCATTACCTGATCCAGCCCTGGAATACCTTCACCACATAGATCAAGGCGCAGGTGGACATATTGAGATGTTAGGAGATGGCACCACCAATCCAAGGATTCGTGATCGATATATTGCACATTCTTTAATTGAGGAGGCGATCACCTCAAGTCAACTTGAGGGAGCGACTACTACACGCAAAGTAGCAAAAGAAATGCTTCGTTTAAACAGGAAGCCTCTCAATAAGGGCGAACAAATGATTGTAAATAACTATAAAACAATGCGCTTAATTCGAGAGAGAGCAGAGCTTCGTTTATCGAAGGAACTCGTATTAGAATTACACAGATATTTAACGGAAAATACGCTGGAAGATGCTGCAACTGTCGGCAGGTTTAGAAAAAAGAATGAAGATATCAAGGTGTACGAAACCGCTTCGAATGAAATTTTATATATCCCACCACCTGCGGGTGAGCTTGAAAAGAGAATAGAAACAATGTGCAAGTTTGCCAATGAAGAAATACCGAAATATTTTATACATCCTGTTATTAGAGCGATAATACTTCATTTTTGGCTGGCATACGATCATCCATTTGTTGATGGTAACGGACGTTGTGCCAGGGCTCTTTTTTATTGGTATATGTTACGAAAAAAGTATTGGCTTTTTGAATTTATTTCAATTTCGCAAATTATAAAGGAGGGACCATCCAAATATGGAAGGGCGTTTCTTTATACGGAAAGTGACGATAACGATCTTACATACTTTATTTTGTATCATTTGAAAATAGTAACAAGGGCAATTGAGGCGCTCCATGATTATATCGCGTGGAAAACGAAAACAATACATCAGGCAGAGCTATTACTCCGTAAATCATCCATTGATTTGAATTACCGTCAAATTGCTCTGTTGAGTCACTCTTTACGAAACCAGGATTTTATCTATACCGTAAGGTCCCACAAAAATAGTCATAAAATAGCTTATGAAACAGCAAGAAGTGATTTGTTTGATTTGGTAACAAAAGGATTTATGGAAAAACAGAAAAGAGGGAAAACGTACGAATTTCATCCCATAAAAGACCTGGCAGAACAAGTATCCTAA